The sequence CtagaaaagggaaaaggaaACAAGCCTGATTAGAGCTAGTTCAAGTTCATGACCTACCTTGCAACCAGAAACATATAcataagaattaatattaactGAAAGCAACTTCACCTGTCAGATTGcacaaattttataataatcaaaCACCTAGGCCTGAAGttataggaaaaagaaaaaccagaATGATAAGGAGAAGAGTCAAAAGCACAAGCAAATACCTACTAGCTTACAGATTTGAATTACCTGCTCTAAAAACAGAAATTGAACCTCAAATTGTAGTCTCCAAACATTAGGCATATAAACTAACATGCAGGCAAGGAGACATACTACTAAGAATAATAAACTGAAAAGTCCTTAACCACGTGCCACAACCTAAAATTCTGATGCAACCTAATTTCAGATAACGTCAGAGTTCAAAAGTACAAGTGCTCATCTTTTCATCACATTTATATTAGAAACAAACTAAACCAGGTCTTACAAATTGCATGTTCTTTTAGCTTCAATATAGATTACTGAATCCAAGCACAGTAGTCAAGGTCAAACTTGGCACAGCACAGTCCATTCAAATCTTACACTATCCTGCATTGCCCTAAAAGTTCACAATTCAAATCACATAAATATGAACATGGCATATCCAAGGACTAAAGCCACAGGAAACTGGCAATTTAATGCCTTCAAAGTATATACCAGTTTATAAAATTCCAAAAGCATGAGCAATTTATTGTCCTAAACAAATCAAATCCAATTTTCAGAATCACTTGCTACATTGGATTTCAATTCTTCTTAATCTTTTAGGTGATAATCTTTCACTTTCTGACACCATCATCTAAACAGCAAGAATAAAGTGGCCATATGAATTCATTTGAAGTTTCCACCAAATGCATTATCTCTGCAGTTCATTCCCATCAACATAAACTATAACTGAGATAAAACATTTCAACCCTTTTCTAAGTTTAACAACAAATTCATGGCAAAGAATACATTAGACTACATAGATCAACAAACATGTCAAACACATTACCTGAAGCATTCGCCAAGGAGAGCCACGCCACAGCCCACAATCAGGCAAAGAAGCAGAAGCAATTGTTCCCTGAAACCAAGTCATTCTAGAAGAATCCTCAGTCTCCATTGCCATCTTAACTCTCATTCCAGCGGACCAACACACAGCAAGTGCACCGTCCACGACATCAGTCCTCACAACGAAATCTGAATACCACCCTGCTCTTGGATAATACACAACTTCAAACGAAAATCCCTGCGCTGCCCTCTCCACTGCCTCCATAACAGCCTCTGGTGAAACTTTTCCTCTCCCATTCCTCGAATAGCCCTCCTCCTTCACCTTCATTTTCACATCTCCTCCACCTCCTCCAAAACAAGCAATCTGCTCACGCCACCTGGCGCAATCACTACCACCATTGTTAGGCCTCACAGCTCTTCTAACTCCAATAAACATTTTTCCCGTCATGTTCCTCATAAAAACCACAGAGTCACCAGCAATTAACTTCTTATGGTTGACAAACTTGCTCCATCCAGTAGTTAACAAATGTCTCCGTGGCGTCCCTCTATAAATATGCCTAAAATCCCAAGTAATGCCATGAATATCAGTGACTGTTAGGGTTTGTACAGGCGGTTCGGCATGGTAATTCAACGGCGGGAAGATCGAATCAGCGCAAAACCTCGGGACAGAAAAACCGCCGCCGTTATTCGCATCTGACGGCGTTAAAATCTTTGCAAAGGCCACAATCTtatcctcatcatcatcataatcATAACCATGATGCTGTTCTAGATTTCCAGAATGTTCTAGAACGGGAACAGAAggattaaatgaatcaatagGAAAGAGAAGGAGTTTCGTATAAACCTCATCGGTAACAGGATCGGCGAGAAATTGAACGGCGGAGATTTGGCAAGGAATTACGGGTTTAGACAGAGCGATGGATGATAAAAtacaagaagaaacaatagaggaagagttagaggATTGTTCGAGGTGACCTTGAGGGAAATAATAAACCCTAGAATTGATAGTAGGGATTTGAACAGATGAACCAGCGCAAGCGCGCCAAATCCGACGGTCTACGCGGCGGAGGTCGGCAGAGGGATGCAGCGACGGCGGCATTGGCGTTTGTGAGTGAATCAGTGAGTGAGTCAGTTAGGGGTTTtgaaggagagagagagagaaatgtaGATATTAGAGAGAAGTGAATGAAGACGGTTTTTTAACATATCTATGGTCtgtgtttctctctctaaaatcCTGTGTGAGAGCATGTGTGCAAGTGTGTGTGTTAGAatagagagagggagagagtgCCGTCTAGGGGTCGGAGATCGAGAAAGGAAGCAAAAGCGAAGGAATTTTATTGGTTAGAATTGAAACTCACGGTTTTGCGCATTACCGAAAGGAAATGTCAATCACTCACTAATACTCCCATATTTCACATTTTAATTGCTGTTTCAATctttaagtttataaataattaacaataattgcctttattcttattattactACTTAGCATTGGCAAGTGGGAAGGCTCATTATTTTCAGTTCAATTAATGAAAGTAGGACTggacttgattattaattaatgaaaggAAAGACGAAGAATTAACAATCAGTACATGGAGAGTTGGACTGGTCCTAAACAGCACCCAAGACAAATAATATCATTGTCTTCCtttcaatataataataataatatttgccCTTTCGACACAATGTGAAAAGGCCTTTGTTTTGTACAGATACGTTATAGTACAATTGGCGTAATTGCGCTGGCATGTTCagaaccaaaagaaaatagatacTACTACATATGAGGATATCAAACCAAACCAATCGTACGGTTAAGATTTGGTGGACAAAACAACCGGTTGTGTTTTTAtggaaattataaaaatagagtacatataattttgttgtgtcctcttcttcttttcttttaattggaTTTATCTGCAAAAACTCgtagttatctcttttataaattaaacttttacGACGTAGCTACCTAAGAGATGGATAATGTGATTTAAGAATAGAAGATAACAGATGTTATATGGCCTTCACTGACTTGTCTAGCTTTAGATATTTGTGCCTTTGTTTACACATTCCTTTgcttttcctcttctttttccaTCATATTTACCATCCTTATACAATTGAGCGACCAGACAGTACGAGCGACCCAtgctaattttctttctcaactTTATCTATGTGAACTGTGGAATTATTCAGAAAAAATGTGCACTGACCCATTGCCATGCCCATGCAATTTAAGTAGTTGGCACATTAATCATATTTCACATGTGAAATGCATGACCAATTGCTAAATGGCATTCCTTTTAAAATCTTTGGTAAGACTTGTATTTTACTTCTTTGTATCAATTtcaaatagaaatagaaacaTGATGATACCTATCAAAGTCACCCCAAGAAAGCTGTCAAGTAGTTGCTAACAATAATCAACTTAAATTGCcatcacaattaatttaacacCGAAATCAAACTGGTATTAATCAGGCAGAAAACGTAAATCCAGATGGGGAACATAATAAGCTGTGACAATAAGACCaaacagaagaagaacaaTGACAATCGAACAAGATATTAAattctggaaagaaaaaaacaaaaccagATACTAATAGTCACTCACATGACAACAATCTTTATTCCATGAAAGGATACTTGATACTCTTTAAGACTCCAACGCAATAGAAACTGCAGACACTTCTGAGGCGTCATTCCTCCTCTGATTCCGACTCTGCATTCTCAAGCCACTCCACAAAAGGCTTGACATACTTCCAAACTGCCGAGTTTTTGTTGCTGCCACTCAGGCCCTTCTGGTACCATGCAAGGATAAAGTCCTCTTCCAGCACATCATTGTCATACAGCACTTTCAGAACCAATGATACTTCTTTTGTTGCCTCGGGGCTCAACTTAGCAAAGAAAGACTCAATCGCATGAAGCAAAACAATTTGTGATCCCTCCTCTTGAGTGGCTGCTGCGAGATATTTCTTCCTTTTGGTTACCTCTTTAGAAAAACCTTTCTCGACCCCCTCAAACAGGGCAGCAAACAGGGCGTTCATAACTTCTTGAGATGTCCCAGAGAGTGAACTCAAGTAGGATTTCAGCTGGCTTGGAGAAGACCCCTTTTTCAGATGCGCCTTTATCTCGTGAACAAGCCCTTCTTGGCTGCCGTTGCTTTTAGAGCCATTCTCATGAACCTTAACCTCACGTTCTGGAGACTTCTTTGCCGACTTTGCTTTCTCTTCATCAGTTGTTAGCATTACCATATCTGCAGTAACAGTACTCAGCTGCTCCTGGATGCGTTGTTTAGCTGCCTCCAATGAAGTATCTGTTTGCCATTGGACATcaccatcatcttcatcatcatcagctGTCAATTGGTCATTTTCATCGGGCAGGCTACGAGTTGGGGAGTGATCCTCATCTGAGCCATTGCCCTTCTTCCTGGAAGAAGTGCCTTTTGTGATATCTTTAGAACTGACAGTGGGACCTTTCTTCTTTATTGTTTCCTTTTTGTGCTTTTTCTGCTCCTCATCAGCAAATTCACCCTCTTTAAGCCGTTCCTTCTCAGCCCTTCTCATAGCCTTCTTGTCTTTGGCTCCCTTTTTAGGCTCAGGCGGGTTCTTGAGAATAAATGTTGTGAGCTTGTCCCTCATATCAACATCAGAGACAAACCCACAAGCAGCACACTTCAGATTGATCATCTGTGTCTTCGTAATCACTATCTCAGTTTCAGGGTTCCCACAACCATAGCACTGAACATACTTCTTGATAAAGTTCTCGAGTAGCCCAGCAAGCTTTGGAGTATCATGAGCTCCATTTACAAGTGAAGTTCCAGTCTTCTCATCAAATTTGGATTGTGCTCCGAGCTCATTACCAAAATATTTTGTGGTGTAGGCAGCAGGTCTAGCCAAGGCCTTTGCAATATCAACCATGTTAACCACGTTAGTTTTGATGCCATTTCCCCTACCCTCAATCTTGGTTATCATTTTTGGCATCTTATACCTATAAAAGGCATCATCACTGTTGGAAGCACCAATATTTTGCAACGCCATCTTGTGATTACTGATGAAAGACCAGTATCAAGCTAATCAATAGGGACAAAAGTCAGCAGCAATATTCTCTTTGGTAATTTGAAAATGCTCCTTCAGAAGACAGGTTCGTAGCAAATGGAAAAGGCCGCATAAACTGGCAACCTATATTGTCTTCACTATGGCCCTGAAATAACCCAAGACGCATGCAGGCAACTTTAGCTGAAGAACCTCTGTACTTTTTTCTAGACGTAGGACAGTATTCTCCAAGTAATCCAATTGATGACAAAAACAGAGAGGCCCTTTCAGACATAAAAGAAGCTTCAAACTTAACGAGCTCCACTTTTGATGAACTGCAGTTGAAGCAGAGTGAACTGCCAAATTCCTGAAAGCAAATGAATTctataagaaaactaaaaaatccAAGGCAACATTTTATGTCCAGTAacaaaccaaaagaaaaaaaaaaaaaggaaactcAAACCAACTATACAACATCCTGCCAATCAATAGATCAGAAAAAGATGGACATCAATAGATGTGTTAAAGAGAAATACTCTACTGAAGCAAGCTAATAGGGAGCAACAAGACTCAACCAATCTGTGATAAACAAACAAACTAGGCAATCCATCCATGTTCACAATAATACacattaattaaatactcaatatatatatatatatatatatatatatatataacaaggcaagtataatatatttgaattttgattgaGCAAACACAATGATAAACAAATtaagtacaaaaataataactagTTTGCTATTTGGTTTTTTCCACTGgaaaaaaatcctaaatactTTGATTTTGCTTAAGAATGTATTATTTTCTGCTTTTATAAGATGTAACGttgtttttataaatcttCCTAACTAGTAGGTGAACAAAAACTGGAAGCTAGCATTGGTTTATACTTAAAAAAACAATTTACCATCACCAGATGAACAAACAGATTTTCAATCAATTAGTTTAGAAGATCTAAATGCATATATTGTTGGATCAAAGATCTAGgaaataaatagattaaaacGCTAGATACTCTAAAGATGtgaattttttctataaaataaaaataaacagaaaagCTTAATTCCAGAACTAATAGTTGACAAAGCCCAGACCTATGGGATTATCATAAAACCTTttgataaatgaataaattcaaatcaaCATGAGATTTTGTACAAATCTGCGACCACCAAGCAAAGCAATAGCTACAGAATCAACTAAAATTACAAACCCTAATATTGCATCAattaatccaaaaaaaaatacctatatcatcataaaaataaaaataaaaacaacaaaaatcaaatcaaaccaaacaaaaacaagaaaatcgATTCATAGATCTACACCGGCTTTTGTTACAAAATCGGAAAATCTGAGCTCCGATCGAGCCAAAGACGCTTTCGTCGAccaataaaaattcaatcGAATCATAAATCAGAACAACAGAAACGATGAagatcttaaaaaaaaaaaattagatcgACTAAAACAAAAAGGGATGCGGAAGGCGTTACCTAAGAACGtaaagaaggagaaggagaggCTGGAGAAAAGAGAAGATTAGGTTTATGGTTGTGTAGCGTGCGGTGCGCGTGAGAGATTGTGGAATAACATGGGTGCGAGCATTGCTTTTATACAAGCAACCAGCGCATAGAGGGTGGGTTTTTAGGGCAAACTCAGCCtcctaattttcttttatttccttttctatttttctccaACCGACTTATTAAAAAAgacttattatttatcattagTATTCTTAcaaaatgatttctttatttcaaGTCTAATAGCAGCAATGTGAAAtctatgtataaaaatatgtatatttatacatgtataaatatttattttagatatataaatattctatttttctatttttctatattataactaaattactatattaaataattaataatattattttctaattaaataataactttaaattgaaaaatagtatataaaataataaattactaaactaattaaacattatttcttaatactAAAGCATACTGATTATagctttaattatataaattttattaataaattaatcaaaaatttcattatttatgatattattatcgattaaaattttcatcatttatatacatatataatttaatatcaattaattttataaatataaattgattataaaatatttaattaaatttcataaattataattatttatataaaattatagcaACAATCAcgtttaaaatattattaacaatactattactaaaaattaaaaaattactgaAATGTCCATATGTATGCATAAACGATCAAGGTCAAATTGATCTTTTCATATAATTTGAATATGGCACATAAGCCAAAGGCTATATAAGGTGCTCGTATGGTCAATCTATTGAATTCCTAATATTGAATGTCAGTCTCAAACAGCCCATAAAGATACTTTAACTTAATTagcttcaaataatttaacttaatttttgttttagtaatgttttctttttttattatattgattcgattaaaaataacttttgttGCCTCTAAAATAACCCGTATgaagaatattttattgaaaatttttaagaaaatgaatcaTGGAAGAAATTTGAACATTAATGTATATATCTTTAGACAACTAATTGTAATTGAtattaagttaattagttactaattatattattgttaaGGAAAGGCATAAgtttaagttaaaaatattatgaaaaattggATGTCCATGGGAGAAACAAGAAGAAGGCAACTTTGTATAAAAGGAAACAACTTATTTGATGCTTGCGGATTGGAAAGGTTTGGTAGATTTATTCATTCAAGTTTGTAGCAAATATGTCTCCATCCCTCTTTTACCTTAATGACCAAGATTACTAAACTTAATCGCCATGGCTTGATTGGTTTCCAACCAATATTGCCAAAaatccttttgtttttgtggCAAAGGAGCCTATTGGTAAGTGAACTCCCACCACTATAAGGTATTTTTTAGCACAAGAGAGAGGAATCGTGCAATTTTGGAGTCTTTAATAGCCACTtataaggtttttttttttaaaaatttttttaatcttttttggCTTTCTTGCAGATGgggttttttttaaatgaaacgGGAAAAGAAGATAAAGTGAGGAGCAATGTTCCAGTTGTCAATTTGGAGcgtttatttttatgtaagaATTTGGAGTCTTGTAACAATGTTTAAATCCGTTACAAGAAAGTGAAAGtaagaacatatatatttttcgaATGAATGAATAGTTTAAGatagaattaagaaaaatattaatttgaaaagtcTAATTTATAAGATTggaacaattaaaaaattataaaaatggaaCCCTTCATTTTGAACAACAAATAACACGTGTGTGCAATTATGGAGTATCATATAGTCtttcaaatcaaaattttaaacgTTAATGTAATAGAGCTCACTGAAAATTCAAATGGACAGTgacttcattttcttttttcttttttcttctaacAATCATTTCATTAGGTGTAACAAACCATCACTAATACAACTTACTTTTACAAAgcttataataaaaattaactagACGAGTGCCCGCTTTTTAGGCagattgaaatattatttattttttttgataatttatttatatagatattaataaaatatatatcataaattatcaattactaaattttattataattagtgtgctataaattattaaaaatttcagtatttaataatatttccttagtactattttttaaaataaaatatttgaaaaaaatcagaaaaattttaaaaatttaaatttgcatTGTTAAAGtggaagaaataataatatggaTAACCGATAAaggttttaattaaatcattatgagaaaaaataaaatatattaaaaagcaCACAAATATCCtcaaagaatagaaaaaattgtcatgtaaaagaaaactatatgaaaatatgtgataaaaaaattataaaata is a genomic window of Ricinus communis isolate WT05 ecotype wild-type chromosome 2, ASM1957865v1, whole genome shotgun sequence containing:
- the LOC8262995 gene encoding auxin response factor 17, translating into MPPSLHPSADLRRVDRRIWRACAGSSVQIPTINSRVYYFPQGHLEQSSNSSSIVSSCILSSIALSKPVIPCQISAVQFLADPVTDEVYTKLLLFPIDSFNPSVPVLEHSGNLEQHHGYDYDDDEDKIVAFAKILTPSDANNGGGFSVPRFCADSIFPPLNYHAEPPVQTLTVTDIHGITWDFRHIYRGTPRRHLLTTGWSKFVNHKKLIAGDSVVFMRNMTGKMFIGVRRAVRPNNGGSDCARWREQIACFGGGGGDVKMKVKEEGYSRNGRGKVSPEAVMEAVERAAQGFSFEVVYYPRAGWYSDFVVRTDVVDGALAVCWSAGMRVKMAMETEDSSRMTWFQGTIASASLPDCGLWRGSPWRMLQVAWDEPEVLQNAKRVSPWQVEYVSPSPPLHGAFPPAKKFRFPENSGFLTDGEGELFFPMSGLTNSTMGNINQSLNYHSFPAGMQGARQNPFSVYGLSNFFSEDTSHLCSNNVFGNKMVPKLKTVSTELNIGSSPSENLSPDSQSSIHSCDTELVGNPGCNSTKAGISSFQLFGKIIHMSQPVESGFEDAGYVEDYVSKRYNEDNPLDLALTSSYTELLSRIDVQCQRASAVEACSL
- the LOC8262994 gene encoding eukaryotic translation initiation factor 5, with the protein product MALQNIGASNSDDAFYRYKMPKMITKIEGRGNGIKTNVVNMVDIAKALARPAAYTTKYFGNELGAQSKFDEKTGTSLVNGAHDTPKLAGLLENFIKKYVQCYGCGNPETEIVITKTQMINLKCAACGFVSDVDMRDKLTTFILKNPPEPKKGAKDKKAMRRAEKERLKEGEFADEEQKKHKKETIKKKGPTVSSKDITKGTSSRKKGNGSDEDHSPTRSLPDENDQLTADDDEDDGDVQWQTDTSLEAAKQRIQEQLSTVTADMVMLTTDEEKAKSAKKSPEREVKVHENGSKSNGSQEGLVHEIKAHLKKGSSPSQLKSYLSSLSGTSQEVMNALFAALFEGVEKGFSKEVTKRKKYLAAATQEEGSQIVLLHAIESFFAKLSPEATKEVSLVLKVLYDNDVLEEDFILAWYQKGLSGSNKNSAVWKYVKPFVEWLENAESESEEE